In the genome of Myroides phaeus, one region contains:
- a CDS encoding orotate phosphoribosyltransferase, which translates to MNLESTKVTVPQSAEYIFNALNDVKNFEKLMPDSIAKFEVTGDDSFIFALKGMPEIKLKKKEQTPHSKIVLGAASDKLPFTLTGNITEVDANNTEIQLQFEGSFNPMMAMMVKGPIGKFIEALAGNMNKL; encoded by the coding sequence ATGAACTTAGAAAGCACTAAAGTTACAGTTCCTCAATCTGCTGAATATATTTTCAACGCCTTAAACGACGTGAAAAACTTTGAAAAATTAATGCCTGACTCAATTGCAAAATTTGAAGTAACAGGAGATGATTCTTTCATATTCGCATTAAAAGGAATGCCGGAAATTAAACTTAAAAAGAAAGAGCAAACACCTCATTCTAAAATAGTTTTAGGAGCTGCAAGTGATAAACTTCCTTTCACACTTACAGGAAATATCACAGAAGTTGATGCTAATAATACTGAAATTCAACTTCAGTTTGAAGGAAGCTTCAACCCAATGATGGCGATGATGGTAAAAGGACCTATCGGTAAATTCATTGAAGCTTTAGCTGGAAATATGAATAAATTATAA
- the tilS gene encoding tRNA lysidine(34) synthetase TilS, which produces MLSQLKVHIESNFQELVEKPLLLAVSGGIDSVVLVHLCHQLKLNIAIAHCNFHLRKQDSIDDQAFVEQLGKQLDIPVFVAEFQTEQYAEENKISIQIAARELRYDWFKSLIAKGEYKYLLTAHHLDDSMETFLINLSRGTGIEGLLGIPAKNDYIRRPLLPFTREQIVNYAEENKITWREDYTNAQTKYLRNKIRQNILPLVKETNDQFANSFQKTIDYLQQTFDLSEDASRLYFEKIVKSIDNQLIIDILALKELSSPIAYLYRWLQPYGFTAWSDIENLLDATSGKVVYSPTHMLLKNRDELILQSLADKEENKEQIYFLEPKQTLTEPLKISITPYEEKELKSDSSVIYVDGDALKFPLSIRKYRSGDKFIPFGMKGSKKVSKFFKDEKFSLIDKENTYLLCSEDKIVWIIGSRMDERFKVKNTTTNIFKIQVIL; this is translated from the coding sequence ATGTTAAGTCAACTTAAAGTACATATTGAAAGTAATTTTCAAGAATTAGTAGAAAAACCATTGTTACTTGCCGTTAGTGGTGGGATAGACAGTGTCGTTTTAGTACACTTATGTCATCAATTAAAACTCAATATCGCAATAGCACATTGCAATTTCCACTTGCGTAAACAAGATAGTATAGATGATCAGGCTTTTGTAGAGCAATTGGGAAAACAATTAGATATTCCCGTTTTTGTAGCGGAGTTTCAAACAGAACAATACGCTGAGGAGAATAAGATATCTATTCAAATTGCTGCCAGAGAGTTGAGGTATGATTGGTTTAAATCCCTCATTGCAAAAGGGGAGTATAAATACTTGTTGACAGCTCATCACTTAGATGATTCTATGGAAACGTTTTTAATCAATTTATCAAGAGGAACAGGTATTGAAGGATTGTTAGGGATACCTGCTAAGAATGATTATATCAGACGTCCATTATTGCCATTTACAAGAGAGCAGATAGTTAATTACGCTGAAGAAAATAAGATTACTTGGCGTGAAGATTATACAAATGCTCAGACAAAATATCTTCGTAATAAAATCAGACAAAACATATTGCCTTTAGTAAAAGAGACCAATGATCAGTTTGCAAATTCGTTTCAAAAAACAATTGATTACTTACAGCAAACATTTGATTTAAGTGAAGATGCAAGTCGTTTATACTTTGAAAAAATAGTTAAAAGCATAGACAATCAGTTGATTATTGATATTTTAGCGCTAAAAGAATTATCTTCGCCTATAGCTTATTTATATCGCTGGTTACAGCCTTACGGATTTACAGCTTGGAGCGATATAGAAAACTTATTAGATGCTACATCAGGTAAAGTAGTTTATTCACCAACGCATATGTTGCTTAAGAATAGAGATGAACTTATTTTACAAAGTTTAGCAGATAAAGAAGAGAATAAAGAACAAATATATTTTTTAGAACCAAAACAAACATTAACCGAACCACTAAAGATTAGTATAACACCTTATGAAGAAAAAGAATTAAAAAGCGATAGTTCTGTAATTTATGTGGATGGAGATGCTTTAAAGTTTCCTTTATCTATTCGAAAATACAGAAGTGGAGATAAATTTATTCCTTTTGGGATGAAGGGCAGTAAAAAAGTAAGTAAGTTCTTTAAAGACGAGAAGTTTAGTCTGATAGATAAAGAAAATACCTATCTTTTATGCTCAGAAGATAAAATTGTATGGATTATTGGAAGTCGAATGGATGAACGATTTAAGGTAAAAAATACAACTACAAACATTTTTAAAATTCAAGTTATTTTATGA
- the purB gene encoding adenylosuccinate lyase, producing MLTELNAISPIDGRYRNKTVGLANYFSEEALIKYRVLVEVEYFIALCEHNVPQLAGVSSDVFPELRKLYQEFSTEDALWIKEIEKTTNHDVKAVEYFIKNAFDQLKLEEYKEFIHFGLTSQDINNTAIPLMTKEAFHDVYMPLFVKVVNKLKELSVEWKDVPMLARTHGQPASPTRLGKEFDVFVVRLEEQLRLLNNVPFAAKFGGATGNFNAHNVAYPGHDWKQFGTDFVELTLGLKHSFPTTQIEHYDHFAAFFDALKRINTIIMDLDRDVWTYVSMEYFKQKIKAGEIGSSAMPHKVNPIDFENSEGNLGIANAIFEHLSAKLPLSRLQRDLTDSTVLRNIGVPLGHTLIAFESTLKGLNKLLLNAEKFEQDLENNWAVVAEAIQTILRREAYPNPYEALKDLTRTNAVINKESIHNFIETLAVSEDIKNELKNITPSNYLGI from the coding sequence ATGTTAACAGAATTAAACGCTATTTCCCCAATAGATGGGCGTTACAGAAACAAGACAGTTGGACTTGCGAATTACTTTTCAGAAGAAGCACTTATTAAATACCGTGTTTTAGTTGAGGTGGAATATTTTATAGCGTTGTGTGAGCATAACGTTCCTCAATTAGCAGGAGTATCTTCAGATGTATTTCCTGAATTGCGTAAGCTATACCAAGAGTTTAGTACAGAAGACGCTTTGTGGATTAAGGAGATTGAAAAAACGACTAACCACGATGTTAAGGCAGTTGAGTACTTTATCAAAAATGCCTTTGATCAACTTAAGCTTGAGGAATACAAAGAGTTTATTCACTTTGGACTTACTTCTCAAGATATTAATAATACGGCTATTCCGTTAATGACGAAAGAAGCTTTTCACGATGTTTATATGCCTCTTTTCGTTAAGGTAGTAAACAAGTTGAAAGAGTTAAGCGTTGAGTGGAAAGACGTTCCTATGTTAGCACGTACACACGGACAACCTGCTTCTCCTACAAGATTAGGTAAAGAGTTTGACGTATTTGTTGTTCGTTTAGAAGAGCAGTTACGCTTGTTAAACAATGTTCCTTTCGCAGCTAAGTTTGGTGGGGCTACAGGTAACTTTAACGCACATAATGTTGCTTACCCAGGACACGATTGGAAACAGTTTGGAACTGATTTCGTTGAATTAACATTAGGGTTAAAACATTCGTTCCCTACAACACAGATTGAGCACTATGACCATTTTGCAGCGTTTTTTGATGCGTTAAAACGCATTAATACCATCATTATGGACTTAGATAGAGATGTGTGGACTTATGTTTCTATGGAGTACTTCAAACAGAAGATTAAAGCTGGTGAAATTGGTTCTTCTGCAATGCCACATAAAGTGAATCCTATTGACTTTGAAAACTCAGAAGGAAACTTAGGTATTGCTAACGCTATATTTGAACATTTATCGGCTAAATTGCCTTTATCGCGTTTACAACGTGACTTAACAGATAGTACAGTGTTGCGTAATATTGGTGTGCCATTAGGACATACATTAATTGCTTTTGAATCTACGTTAAAAGGATTAAATAAGTTATTGTTGAATGCTGAGAAGTTTGAGCAAGACTTAGAAAATAACTGGGCTGTAGTGGCAGAAGCTATTCAGACTATTCTAAGAAGAGAAGCTTATCCTAATCCGTATGAGGCATTAAAAGATTTAACGCGTACTAATGCAGTAATTAACAAAGAGTCTATTCACAATTTCATCGAAACGCTTGCTGTTTCAGAAGATATTAAAAATGAATTAAAAAATATTACTCCAAGTAATTACTTAGGTATTTAA
- a CDS encoding RluA family pseudouridine synthase, with amino-acid sequence MQEGNIEAFDDLDGELYEHFRFEAGKGQAPLRVDKFLMNLVENATRNKIQQAAANGNIFVNDVPVKSNHKVKSMDVVRVLMKQPPFENIIIPEDIPLDIVYEDDAVLVINKPAGLVVHPGHGNYTGTLVNALAYHFDNLPLNSSERPGLVHRIDKDTTGLLVVAKTEWAMTELQKQFAAKTTEREYMAMVWGNVEEDEGVIESYIGRHVKDRMQMAAFDDETMGKWAVTHYKVIERLGYVTLVSCRLETGRTHQIRVHMKSIGHTLFNDERYGGNLILKGTTFTKYKQFVDNCFSVLPRQALHARTLGFEHPITKEFMRFETEIPEDMQECIAKWKTYAQASNLGNKGEI; translated from the coding sequence ATGCAAGAAGGTAATATTGAAGCGTTCGATGATTTAGATGGAGAATTATATGAACATTTTAGATTTGAAGCAGGAAAAGGACAGGCTCCTCTTAGAGTAGATAAGTTTTTAATGAACTTAGTAGAAAATGCTACGAGAAACAAAATCCAACAAGCTGCTGCAAATGGAAATATTTTTGTGAATGATGTACCTGTTAAATCAAATCACAAAGTGAAGTCAATGGACGTTGTACGTGTGTTGATGAAACAACCACCATTTGAAAACATCATCATACCAGAGGATATTCCGTTAGATATAGTTTATGAAGATGACGCTGTTTTAGTTATTAATAAACCAGCAGGACTTGTAGTTCATCCAGGACACGGTAATTACACAGGGACATTGGTAAATGCATTGGCTTACCATTTTGATAATCTACCTTTAAATAGTAGTGAACGTCCAGGATTAGTACACCGTATTGACAAAGATACAACAGGACTTTTAGTAGTTGCAAAAACAGAGTGGGCAATGACTGAATTGCAAAAACAGTTTGCTGCAAAAACTACGGAGCGTGAGTATATGGCAATGGTATGGGGAAATGTTGAAGAAGATGAGGGAGTAATTGAAAGCTATATCGGTCGCCACGTTAAAGACAGAATGCAAATGGCTGCTTTTGACGACGAAACTATGGGAAAATGGGCAGTTACGCATTATAAGGTAATTGAGCGTTTAGGATATGTTACTTTAGTTTCTTGTCGATTAGAAACAGGGCGTACTCACCAGATTCGTGTACATATGAAGTCTATTGGACATACCTTGTTTAACGATGAGCGTTATGGAGGAAACCTTATTTTGAAAGGAACTACATTTACGAAGTATAAACAGTTTGTAGATAATTGTTTTAGCGTTTTACCAAGACAGGCACTACACGCAAGAACATTAGGTTTTGAACATCCAATAACAAAAGAGTTTATGCGATTTGAAACTGAAATTCCTGAAGATATGCAGGAGTGTATCGCAAAATGGAAAACATACGCACAAGCATCTAACCTTGGAAACAAAGGAGAAATATAA
- a CDS encoding D-alanine--D-alanine ligase: protein MKHVAIIMGGYSSEYKISLVSGKVVFDNLDRNKYIPYAIHILKDKWVYVDENNAEFPIDKNDFSVQYNGNKISFDVVFNAIHGTPGEDGLMQAYFNLIGMPHTSCDYYQAALTMNKRDMLSVVKPYGIKTAISYYLNEGDVIDTEAIIQRVGLPCFVKPNRSGSSFGISKAKNTEELLQAIETAYKEDNEIIIESFLNGTEVSVGVINYQGEIIVLPITEIVSENDFFDYEAKYLGKSQEITPARIDEATKAKIEDIASRIYKILKMEGFSRSEFIIVDGVPFLLEMNTVPGLTNESILPQQAKQANISLSDLFGNAIVLALQKAQ from the coding sequence ATGAAGCATGTAGCTATTATCATGGGAGGTTATTCAAGCGAATATAAAATCTCATTAGTAAGTGGAAAAGTTGTCTTTGATAATTTAGATAGAAATAAATACATCCCATACGCAATTCACATTCTGAAAGACAAATGGGTCTATGTTGATGAAAACAATGCCGAATTTCCAATTGATAAAAATGATTTCTCTGTTCAATACAACGGAAACAAGATTTCATTTGATGTTGTATTCAACGCAATACACGGTACTCCAGGAGAAGATGGCTTAATGCAAGCTTACTTCAATTTAATTGGTATGCCTCATACTTCTTGTGATTATTATCAAGCTGCTTTAACAATGAATAAAAGAGATATGCTATCTGTTGTAAAACCTTATGGTATTAAAACAGCAATCTCTTATTATTTGAATGAAGGAGATGTTATTGATACAGAAGCTATCATTCAACGCGTAGGATTACCTTGTTTTGTTAAACCTAATCGCTCTGGTTCAAGCTTTGGTATCTCTAAGGCTAAGAATACAGAAGAGTTGTTACAAGCCATTGAAACAGCTTATAAAGAAGACAATGAAATTATTATTGAAAGTTTCTTAAATGGTACTGAAGTTTCTGTTGGTGTGATCAATTACCAAGGAGAAATAATTGTTTTACCTATTACAGAAATTGTTTCAGAAAACGACTTCTTTGATTACGAAGCTAAATATTTAGGTAAATCTCAAGAGATTACTCCTGCACGAATTGACGAAGCTACAAAAGCTAAAATAGAAGATATCGCTTCTCGTATTTATAAAATCTTGAAAATGGAAGGATTCTCTCGCAGTGAATTTATCATTGTAGACGGCGTGCCTTTCTTATTAGAAATGAATACTGTTCCAGGTTTGACAAATGAAAGTATCTTACCTCAACAAGCGAAACAAGCGAATATCTCTTTATCTGATTTGTTTGGCAACGCAATTGTTTTAGCTTTGCAAAAGGCACAATAA
- a CDS encoding NUDIX hydrolase — protein sequence MYKVFVNDKPLFLTDKIEKETDFQLFLLDSVDIDKIIIKYFQNKIDKAFLYHPNEKQILKKIKDKIPVQKAGGGLVYNSKGEILFILRSGKWDLPKGGIEKNEEMEETAIREVEEETGVNGLEIVRKLPKTYHIFKRNGKYKLKITTWYEMKTDFEGTPVGQLEEGIEKAVWLNKEQIREAMNNSYENIKLLIDEAGVLK from the coding sequence ATGTATAAAGTTTTTGTAAACGACAAACCTTTGTTTCTAACAGATAAAATCGAGAAAGAAACCGATTTTCAATTGTTCTTATTAGATAGTGTCGATATTGACAAAATTATCATTAAATATTTTCAAAATAAAATTGATAAGGCTTTTTTATACCATCCAAATGAAAAACAAATCTTAAAAAAGATAAAAGATAAGATTCCTGTGCAAAAAGCTGGAGGTGGATTGGTATATAATTCAAAAGGAGAGATTCTTTTTATTCTTCGCAGTGGTAAATGGGATTTACCTAAAGGAGGAATTGAAAAGAACGAAGAAATGGAAGAAACTGCTATTCGCGAAGTGGAAGAGGAGACAGGAGTAAACGGATTAGAGATAGTGCGTAAACTACCTAAAACCTACCATATCTTTAAACGTAATGGCAAGTACAAGTTAAAAATAACAACTTGGTATGAGATGAAAACTGATTTCGAAGGAACTCCAGTTGGACAGTTGGAAGAAGGAATTGAAAAAGCTGTGTGGTTAAACAAAGAGCAAATTAGAGAGGCAATGAATAATTCGTATGAGAATATTAAATTATTGATTGACGAGGCAGGAGTCTTGAAATAA
- the pyrE gene encoding orotate phosphoribosyltransferase — protein sequence MIFNKETAHKTAELLLQINAIKLNPKNPFTWASGWKSPIYCDNRITLSFPEIRKFLKQEFANNIISKYGKPDVIAGVATGAIGIGLLVAEALDLPFVYVRPEPKKHGRQNQIEGQLEPGKSVIVIEDLISTGKSSLQAVEALKENGANILGMAAIFTYEFQVAEDNFKNAGIELTTLSNYSSLLENAVNQKYISDTDLDTLQEWRKNPSEWNQ from the coding sequence ATGATTTTTAATAAAGAAACAGCACACAAGACGGCCGAATTACTTCTGCAAATTAACGCAATTAAATTAAATCCTAAAAATCCTTTTACTTGGGCTTCTGGATGGAAATCACCAATTTATTGCGACAACCGTATTACTCTATCATTTCCAGAGATTCGTAAATTCTTAAAACAAGAGTTTGCTAACAACATTATCAGCAAATATGGGAAACCAGATGTTATCGCTGGTGTTGCTACAGGAGCTATTGGAATTGGTTTATTAGTTGCGGAAGCACTTGACTTACCTTTTGTTTATGTAAGACCTGAGCCTAAAAAACACGGTAGACAAAACCAGATTGAAGGACAACTTGAACCTGGAAAAAGCGTTATCGTAATTGAAGACTTAATCAGTACTGGAAAAAGTAGCTTACAAGCAGTGGAAGCTCTTAAAGAAAACGGAGCTAATATCTTAGGTATGGCCGCTATCTTTACTTACGAATTCCAAGTAGCTGAAGATAATTTCAAAAATGCAGGAATTGAATTAACTACATTGAGCAATTATTCTTCTTTATTAGAAAATGCAGTGAATCAAAAATACATCTCTGATACTGACTTAGATACTCTTCAAGAGTGGAGAAAGAATCCATCAGAATGGAATCAATAA
- the coaD gene encoding pantetheine-phosphate adenylyltransferase produces the protein MRRAVFPGSFDPITNGHYDIINRALPLFDEIIVAIGVNSDKKYMFSLEERKRFIEKTFKDEPKIKVTTYEGLTTDYCFEVNAQFILRGLRNPADFEFEKAIAHTNRFLSKIETVFLLTAASTSFISSSIVRDVIRNKGDYSKLVPEPVKF, from the coding sequence ATGAGAAGAGCAGTTTTTCCTGGTTCATTTGATCCTATTACAAATGGGCACTATGACATTATAAACAGAGCATTACCTTTGTTTGATGAGATTATAGTTGCAATAGGAGTTAATTCTGATAAAAAGTATATGTTTTCTCTTGAAGAAAGAAAGCGTTTTATAGAAAAAACTTTTAAAGACGAACCTAAAATAAAAGTAACCACTTATGAAGGGCTAACAACAGACTATTGTTTTGAAGTTAATGCTCAATTTATTTTAAGAGGACTTAGAAACCCTGCTGATTTTGAATTTGAAAAAGCGATTGCTCATACAAATCGTTTTCTTTCTAAAATAGAAACTGTCTTTTTGCTTACTGCTGCAAGCACTTCTTTTATCAGTTCAAGTATCGTACGCGACGTTATAAGAAATAAAGGAGACTATTCTAAATTAGTTCCAGAACCAGTTAAGTTTTAA
- a CDS encoding DUF2911 domain-containing protein, protein MKRSLVAIAFGLFALCTNAQVHTPPTSTKSEIHQVVGLTDVNIDYSRPNMRGRLVFGDLVPYGRLWRTGANMNTVVTFGNDVVIGGKTLKKGSYALYSIPKVEEWEIIFYADTNNWGLPEKWDESKVALSTKVKAIGSDRKFETLTIAVNNVNIDYADLEIMWEKVIVPIRFTVPTDQLAMETIEETFSGPKVVDYYAAAEYYYLTGKDLKKALEWVDAAIQKSGDKVPYYFVRLKSQIQAKSGDKVAAVETAKLALALAEKANNLDYIKINKDAIKEWSK, encoded by the coding sequence ATGAAAAGAAGTTTAGTTGCAATCGCTTTTGGATTGTTTGCTTTGTGCACAAATGCACAGGTACACACTCCACCTACCAGTACAAAATCAGAGATTCACCAAGTAGTTGGGTTAACAGATGTAAATATAGATTATTCAAGACCTAATATGCGTGGGCGTTTAGTTTTTGGTGATTTGGTTCCTTATGGAAGACTTTGGAGAACCGGAGCAAATATGAACACTGTTGTTACCTTTGGTAATGATGTTGTTATTGGTGGTAAAACATTGAAAAAAGGTTCTTATGCCTTGTATAGTATTCCAAAAGTAGAGGAGTGGGAAATCATCTTTTACGCAGATACAAACAATTGGGGATTGCCTGAAAAATGGGATGAAAGCAAAGTAGCTCTGTCAACTAAAGTAAAAGCAATTGGTTCTGATCGCAAATTTGAAACACTGACAATTGCTGTAAATAATGTGAATATAGATTATGCTGATTTAGAGATAATGTGGGAAAAAGTAATTGTACCTATTCGCTTTACTGTTCCAACTGATCAATTGGCAATGGAAACAATAGAGGAGACTTTTTCTGGCCCTAAGGTTGTAGATTATTATGCGGCAGCAGAATACTACTACTTAACAGGAAAAGACCTTAAAAAAGCGTTAGAATGGGTAGATGCAGCAATACAGAAATCAGGAGATAAAGTGCCTTATTACTTTGTTCGTTTGAAATCTCAGATTCAAGCAAAATCAGGAGATAAAGTAGCCGCAGTAGAAACAGCTAAGCTTGCTTTAGCGTTAGCAGAAAAAGCTAATAACTTAGATTACATTAAGATAAACAAAGACGCTATAAAAGAGTGGTCTAAATAA
- a CDS encoding protein-disulfide reductase DsbD family protein, whose translation MRKLAYLLLFLVSFVSMQAQIANPAKWQTKIEKKSDTEYTITWDGIIQEGWHMYSQHTPDGGPLPTEFIYNNQEGNYELVGAAKESETKTTFNDIFDVDETYFVGPVKLVQDIKLTNQDTPNVQVELAYQVCEEVCISQSNLFVFDLKTLTSVEVKNFEEYATKTSATDSKDSATSETDGAVVTNKKEEKRGLFTIFILAFFSGFAALLTPCVFPMIPMTVSFFTKQSKTRAKGIKNAIIYGLSIIFIYVILGTIVTAIFGADSLNALSTNVYFNVIFFLLLVVFATSFLGAFEIMLPNSWANKVDSQADRGGIIGILFMALALAIVSFSCTGPIVGTLLVEAASKGGIAPIVGMLGFSLALALPFMLFAMFPGWLNSMPRSGGWLNTVKVSLGFLELALAFKFLSNADLVLQAHWLEREVFLAIWIAIFGAWALYLLGKIKLPHDSPTDSISVGRLFMALLVTTFTIYLVPGLWGAPLKIISGFPPPMTYSESPYGVGGKGGSAGGDAVGVLPDGAKLGAHDIVAFTDYEKGVAYAQSVNKPILLDFTGFACVNCRKMEDYVWSDPSVLSILKNEVVLISLYVDDKKELPENEQYISETTGNKIKTIGNKWSDFQMKNYHANAQPYYIILDSKENRLTEAVGYTPDVDDYKAWLESGVQKVK comes from the coding sequence ATGAGAAAATTAGCTTATTTGCTACTTTTTTTAGTGTCATTTGTGTCAATGCAAGCACAGATTGCAAACCCTGCGAAATGGCAAACTAAAATCGAGAAGAAGTCTGACACAGAATACACTATCACTTGGGATGGTATTATTCAAGAGGGATGGCATATGTATTCTCAGCACACTCCAGATGGAGGACCACTACCTACAGAGTTTATTTATAACAACCAAGAGGGAAATTATGAGTTAGTAGGAGCGGCAAAAGAGAGTGAAACAAAAACAACGTTCAACGATATTTTTGATGTTGATGAAACTTATTTTGTAGGACCAGTAAAATTGGTTCAGGATATCAAGTTGACAAATCAAGATACACCAAATGTACAAGTTGAATTAGCATACCAAGTTTGTGAAGAAGTATGTATCAGTCAAAGTAATTTATTTGTTTTTGACTTAAAGACTTTAACTTCTGTTGAGGTTAAAAACTTTGAAGAGTACGCTACAAAAACTTCAGCAACAGATTCGAAAGATAGTGCTACAAGTGAAACAGATGGAGCAGTAGTTACAAACAAGAAAGAAGAGAAAAGAGGATTGTTTACAATCTTTATTCTTGCGTTCTTCTCTGGTTTTGCAGCTTTACTTACACCTTGTGTATTCCCTATGATTCCTATGACGGTTAGTTTCTTTACAAAACAAAGTAAAACACGTGCTAAAGGGATTAAGAATGCGATTATCTACGGATTGTCTATTATTTTTATTTATGTAATCTTAGGAACAATTGTTACTGCTATATTTGGAGCGGATTCATTAAATGCGTTATCAACTAACGTTTATTTTAATGTGATTTTCTTCTTGTTATTAGTGGTATTTGCTACGTCTTTCTTAGGAGCATTTGAAATTATGTTACCTAACTCTTGGGCGAATAAAGTAGATTCACAAGCAGATAGAGGTGGTATTATTGGTATCCTATTTATGGCTTTAGCTTTGGCTATTGTGTCGTTTTCTTGTACAGGACCTATTGTAGGAACTTTATTGGTAGAAGCAGCGTCTAAAGGAGGAATAGCACCTATTGTAGGGATGTTAGGTTTCTCATTGGCATTAGCTTTACCATTTATGTTATTTGCAATGTTCCCAGGGTGGTTAAACTCAATGCCTCGTTCTGGAGGATGGTTAAACACGGTAAAAGTATCATTAGGTTTCTTAGAGTTAGCTTTAGCTTTTAAATTCTTATCAAATGCAGACTTAGTATTACAAGCGCATTGGTTAGAAAGAGAAGTATTCTTAGCTATTTGGATTGCTATTTTTGGTGCTTGGGCATTGTACTTATTAGGAAAAATTAAATTACCTCACGATAGTCCAACAGATAGTATTTCTGTCGGAAGATTATTTATGGCTCTTTTAGTAACTACGTTTACTATTTATTTAGTACCTGGATTATGGGGAGCACCATTAAAGATTATTTCAGGTTTCCCGCCACCAATGACGTATAGTGAAAGTCCATATGGAGTTGGAGGAAAAGGTGGTTCAGCAGGTGGTGATGCAGTAGGTGTATTGCCAGATGGAGCTAAATTAGGAGCACACGATATCGTTGCTTTTACAGATTACGAAAAAGGAGTAGCTTATGCACAATCAGTAAACAAGCCTATTTTATTAGACTTTACAGGATTTGCTTGTGTTAACTGTCGTAAAATGGAAGACTACGTATGGTCAGATCCATCAGTATTGTCAATTCTTAAAAATGAAGTTGTTTTGATTTCACTTTATGTTGACGACAAAAAGGAGCTACCTGAAAATGAGCAGTATATTTCTGAGACAACAGGTAATAAAATTAAGACGATTGGTAATAAATGGAGTGATTTCCAAATGAAGAATTACCACGCTAATGCGCAACCATACTATATTATTTTAGATAGTAAAGAAAACCGATTAACTGAAGCAGTAGGATATACACCAGATGTAGATGACTACAAAGCTTGGTTAGAGAGCGGAGTTCAGAAAGTAAAATAA
- a CDS encoding PASTA domain-containing protein encodes MKLFGFLKSKAFFISLIAAVVMLVAGVFLALKWLEKTTNHGQRIAVPSILKLDTDQAIQVLEKNSLRMVVLDTVDYDRDFPPLTILEQDPEPNTDVKENRKIYVKINAAGYGKVILPEFEKLTYRQVLATIKSLGLKEGTISYETFIGKDVVLRVTQNGKVLKKGDKVSKNSRVDFVLGDGRAAYTQEELDVAPEID; translated from the coding sequence ATGAAATTATTTGGTTTTTTAAAAAGCAAGGCTTTTTTTATTTCTCTAATCGCTGCAGTAGTTATGCTTGTAGCTGGAGTATTTTTAGCTCTTAAATGGTTAGAGAAAACAACAAATCACGGGCAACGTATTGCTGTACCATCAATTTTAAAGTTGGATACAGATCAGGCAATCCAGGTTTTAGAGAAAAACAGTTTGCGTATGGTTGTACTTGATACGGTAGATTACGATAGAGATTTTCCTCCTTTAACTATTCTTGAACAAGATCCAGAACCAAATACGGATGTAAAAGAGAATAGAAAAATATATGTTAAGATTAACGCAGCAGGTTATGGAAAAGTGATTTTACCAGAATTCGAAAAGTTAACGTACAGACAAGTTTTAGCAACTATTAAATCGTTAGGGTTAAAAGAGGGGACTATTTCTTATGAAACATTTATAGGAAAAGATGTAGTCTTGAGAGTGACTCAAAATGGTAAAGTGTTGAAAAAAGGAGATAAAGTGTCTAAAAATTCTCGAGTTGACTTTGTTTTAGGAGATGGTAGAGCAGCTTATACACAAGAAGAATTAGACGTAGCACCAGAGATTGATTAA